A section of the Rhipicephalus sanguineus isolate Rsan-2018 chromosome 11, BIME_Rsan_1.4, whole genome shotgun sequence genome encodes:
- the LOC119375020 gene encoding uncharacterized protein LOC119375020: MGAVAEAALRCSTVVRAVLQRLPAEDLFLCARYDELWERVAATLLSRRLSFFALLQDGDVGRATSEERELVQELRWRLGLAERACRRPASAIVFSCCDKSYEARAVASCFPDGTSVAQVDVLCPVHFQKRGVKERLAARLCVLVLFDRPGTEFQSEWLPCVGGHLVEDVEAASTASRDVASLDSVKRRRCHCGPRKVTYRHLRTGQAARFALYASSVFNRRTFRRPPSLYHVPSCVLGTTRVRVLKHSAGSCYGVPICWGTTLFGGKTKAASVKYRGSATDVQVSRHLSGVRREFGSVRDALVLFFQEDALNAPATEVIWSVFGNAAAVLGMAASSLALDVNRVAFNLDPVSDAESSKRLETPVVVAVLRI, from the exons ATGGGCGCCGTGGCCGAGGCGGCGCTGCGCTGCTCGACGGTGGTGCGCGCTGTCCTCCAGCGGCTGCCCGCCGAGGACCTCTTCCTGTGCGCACGCTACGACGAGCTCTGGGAACGCGTCGCCGCCACGCTGCTCAGTCGGAGGCTCAGCTTCTTCGCGTTGCTCCAGGACGGCGACGTCGGCAGGGCCACCTCGGAGGAACGGGAGCTCGTTCAAGAACTTCGGTGGCGCCTCGGGCTGGCCGAGAGGGCCTGCCGACGACCCGCCTCCGCCATCGTGTTCAGCTGCTGCGACAAGTCTTACGAAGCGCGCGCTGTGGCGTCGTGCTTCCCCGACGGTACGAGCGTCGCCCAG GTCGATGTCCTCTGCCCCGTCCACTTCCAGAAGCGCGGGGTCAAGGAGAGGCTCGCGGCTCGCCTCTGCGTGCTGGTGTTGTTCGATAGGCCCGGCACCGAATTTCAGAGCGAATGGCTCCCGTGCGTCGGAGGCCACTTGGTGGAGGACGTCGAGGCCGCATCGACGGCCTCGAGGGACGTGGCGTCGCTCGACAGCGTCAAACGTCGGCGTTGTCACTGCGGCCCGAGGAAAGTCACGTACCGTCACCTGAGGACGGGCCAGGCGGCTCGGTTCGCCCTCTATGCAAGTAGCGTGTTCAACCGGAGAACGTTTCGGAGGCCACCCAGTTTGTACCATGTTCCAAGCTGCGTTCTGGGCACCACGCGTGTCAGGGTGCTCAAGCACTCCGCCGGCAGCTGCTACGGAGTTCCTATCTGCTGGGGCACCACTCTTTTCGGAGGCAAGACGAAGGCCGCCTCCGTCAAGTACCGGGGCTCCGCGACGGACGTCCAGGTGTCCAGACACTTGTCCGGCGTTAGAAGAGAGTTCGGTAGCGTCAGAGACGCCCTGGTACTTTTCTTTCAAGAGGATGCCCTCAACGCTCCCGCCACGGAGGTCATCTGGAGCGTGTTCGGTAACGCCGCGGCCGTTCTGGGAATGGCGGCGAGTTCACTGGCTCTGGACGTGAACCGCGTGGCGTTTAACCTCGATCCGGTCAGTGACGCTGAGTCATCGAAACGCCTGGAAACACCCGTCGTTGTAGCCGTCCTTCGAATTTAA